Proteins encoded in a region of the Solanum dulcamara chromosome 9, daSolDulc1.2, whole genome shotgun sequence genome:
- the LOC129904210 gene encoding DUF21 domain-containing protein At1g47330-like isoform X2 gives MADVPCCGTEFFVFILVVIGLVLFAGLMAGLTLGLMSLGLVDLEVLSKSGRPQDRSHASKILPVVKNQHLLLCTLLIGNSLAMESLPIFLDKLVPSWAAILVSVTLILMFGEIIPQAICTRYGLTVGATVAPFVQLLLWLFFPIAYPISKVLDWMLGKGHAALLRRAELKTFVDFHGNEAGKGGDLTHDETTIIAGALELTEKTAKDAMTPISKAFSLDLDGTLNLETLNAIMTMGHSRVPVYYRNPTNIIGLILVKNLLAVHSEEDSVPLRKMLIRKIPRC, from the exons ATGGCTGATGTACCGTGTTGTGGAACAGAATTTTTTGTGTTTATTTTGGTAGTGATAGGATTGGTGTTGTTTGCTGGTTTGATGGCTGGTCTTACACTTGGTCTCATGTCTCTTGGACTTGTCGACCTTGAAGTTCTCAGCAAATCTGGCCGTCCCCAAGATCGTAGTCATGCCT CTAAAATACTTCCAGTGGTAAAAAACCAACATCTTTTGCTTTGCACACTCTTGATCGGCAACTCTTTAGCAATGGAG TCTCTTCCTATATTCTTGGACAAGCTTGTACCTTCATGGGCAGCAATACTGGTATCTGTGACACTGATTCTCATGTTCGGAGAG ATAATTCCTCAAGCAATCTGTACTCGCTACGGATTGACAGTTGGAGCTACTGTAGCACCCTTTGTTCAGCTTCTTCTCTGGTTATTCTTCCCCATTGCTTATCCAATTAGTAAG GTATTGGATTGGATGTTAGGTAAGGGGCACGCTGCCCTTCTGCGAAGAGCCGAGCTAAAAACGTTTGTGGATTTTCATGGCAATGAG GCTGGAAAAGGAGGGGATTTGACACATGATGAAACAACAATAATTGCTGGAGCACTTGAGTTGACAGAAAAAACTGCAAAAGATGCGATGACTCCAATATCAAAGGCTTTTTCTCTTGATTTGGACGGAACACTTAACTT GGAAACACTAAATGCTATAATGACAATGGGGCATAGCAGAGTTCCTGTTTACTACAGAAATCCGACAAATATTATTGGACTTATTTTG GTTAAAAATCTTTTGGCAGTTCACTCAGAAGAAGATTCAGTTCCCCTGAGGAAAATGTTGATAAGAAAAATTCCGAG ATGCTGA
- the LOC129904210 gene encoding DUF21 domain-containing protein At1g47330-like isoform X1, with protein MADVPCCGTEFFVFILVVIGLVLFAGLMAGLTLGLMSLGLVDLEVLSKSGRPQDRSHASKILPVVKNQHLLLCTLLIGNSLAMESLPIFLDKLVPSWAAILVSVTLILMFGEIIPQAICTRYGLTVGATVAPFVQLLLWLFFPIAYPISKVLDWMLGKGHAALLRRAELKTFVDFHGNEAGKGGDLTHDETTIIAGALELTEKTAKDAMTPISKAFSLDLDGTLNLETLNAIMTMGHSRVPVYYRNPTNIIGLILVKNLLAVHSEEDSVPLRKMLIRKIPRVSENMPLYDILNEFQKGHSHIAVVYKDLNETKDMPVNNKDADSTTLKSNLHDIKTSVHKADDDQVPKKTPPPTPAFKKRHKGCSFCILDLENTPIPEIPSNQEVVGVITMEDVIEELLQEEILDETDEYVNIHNRIRVNMNSSQDFSAEQNSATQLLQAL; from the exons ATGGCTGATGTACCGTGTTGTGGAACAGAATTTTTTGTGTTTATTTTGGTAGTGATAGGATTGGTGTTGTTTGCTGGTTTGATGGCTGGTCTTACACTTGGTCTCATGTCTCTTGGACTTGTCGACCTTGAAGTTCTCAGCAAATCTGGCCGTCCCCAAGATCGTAGTCATGCCT CTAAAATACTTCCAGTGGTAAAAAACCAACATCTTTTGCTTTGCACACTCTTGATCGGCAACTCTTTAGCAATGGAG TCTCTTCCTATATTCTTGGACAAGCTTGTACCTTCATGGGCAGCAATACTGGTATCTGTGACACTGATTCTCATGTTCGGAGAG ATAATTCCTCAAGCAATCTGTACTCGCTACGGATTGACAGTTGGAGCTACTGTAGCACCCTTTGTTCAGCTTCTTCTCTGGTTATTCTTCCCCATTGCTTATCCAATTAGTAAG GTATTGGATTGGATGTTAGGTAAGGGGCACGCTGCCCTTCTGCGAAGAGCCGAGCTAAAAACGTTTGTGGATTTTCATGGCAATGAG GCTGGAAAAGGAGGGGATTTGACACATGATGAAACAACAATAATTGCTGGAGCACTTGAGTTGACAGAAAAAACTGCAAAAGATGCGATGACTCCAATATCAAAGGCTTTTTCTCTTGATTTGGACGGAACACTTAACTT GGAAACACTAAATGCTATAATGACAATGGGGCATAGCAGAGTTCCTGTTTACTACAGAAATCCGACAAATATTATTGGACTTATTTTG GTTAAAAATCTTTTGGCAGTTCACTCAGAAGAAGATTCAGTTCCCCTGAGGAAAATGTTGATAAGAAAAATTCCGAG GGTTTCTGAAAACATGCCTCTGTATGACATTTTGAATGAGTTTCAGAAGGGCCATAGCCACATTGCTGTTGTATATAAAGATCTGAATGAGACGAAAGATATGCCAGTGAATAATAAAG ATGCTGATAGCACAACACTAAAATCCAACTTGCATGACATTAAGACTTCAGTACATAAGGCCGATGATGACCAAGTCCCAAAGAAAACTCCTCCCCCTACTCCTGCTTTTAAGAAGAGACACAAAGGTTGCTCATTTTGTATATTGGATTTGGAAAACACTCCAATACCAGAGATCCCTTCCAATCAAGAAGTTGTTGGTGTTATTACTATGGAAGATGTCATTGAGGAGCTTCTTCAG